In Podospora pseudoanserina strain CBS 124.78 chromosome 5, whole genome shotgun sequence, a single window of DNA contains:
- a CDS encoding hypothetical protein (EggNog:ENOG503P2Q8), with translation MASYLESKPGFIGLPQNFLRAVGLGIFTKLVQRPEPPKLLIRKSRRVALARSAVHILPATISIILIYINLSGRFIGSELEGPQGKDSLKMALLQVAAKLQELLVVGSMGTIIFHIIRQRLFSNDGIPLGLLVSGWSFSQLSYFYSGEFWSGVLSLFQPPSGRLRSLALVLLLLLSGILALMAGPAAAIIMIPRIMDLPVGGSVFWLNGTEKDLWPSILDGSYLADYDCSTPDKQLYDPACPSSNFLPLHQHYSNAPLKFETELIQLEMVDPKIRKAVYFTVRQGPGVIDTWFYTAHASTAAMQDALRDLHMKALLFLKYRVGHFGRHRPGSLERAVSKRYEVETKSSLTRTVCRPLPDLSFETVKTLMFPPVKLEEKFGDKADGYWEVDVEKPVREYLGRRRILMQEGDGTWRLNPEPNTVPSIIAIPVPLDQDESFKFGLLVTRRQGESNVWWPATCTLDARWGDARSFFEFGDRSMRFHDFHRGKVSNLVQTTLETTNGDNMLSPYYNPPNDHTITPIALHLSWYDHLSPVIPAGFIPDHPDSPLRGTNRSTLEALLETIPAHNWSPQNDVVGIDTEGLELVISMTFVDGLSRCGIALNPNSGMLLGGTWEKGALEKGTRWEINNDKPDDVWRLFKLGEPIEVFAPPASLDLERSTRMVMRVTFTGYMMAADNWFDYLCVAAMMVHALAALIHTVWVVWHAETSEAWDSIPEMIGLAQRSPPPCEEEACLDNIGAGIASVRNLGEVAWVEVHDDSGYGSQDGVRLRFGDGVRTRDPKWVPKAEERYS, from the exons ATGGCATCATATCTCGAGTCCAAGCCAGGCTTTATCGGCCTGCCCCAGAACTTTCTCCGCGCCGTCGGCTTGGGCATCTTCACCAAGCTCGTCCAGCGCCCTGAGCCACCCAAGTTGCTCATTCGAAAGTCGAGACGAGTTGCTTTGGCTCGAAGCGCTGTGCACATTCTTCCCGCCACGATATCCATCATCTTGATATACATCAATCTTTCTGGGCGGTTCATCGGGAGCGAACTTGAAGGACCGCAAGGAAAAGACAGCCTTAAGATGGCGCTTTTGCAGGTTGCGGCCAAGCTACAG gagctgctggtggtAGGAAGTATGGGTACCATTATCTTCCACATAATTCGCCAAAGACTTTTTTCCAACGATGGAATTCCTCTCGGGTTGCTTGTCTCTGGCTGGTCGTTCAGCCAGCTTAGTTATTTCTACTCCGGGGAGTTTTGGAGTGGCGTCTTGTCTCTGTTTCAGCCACCTTCTGGTCGCCTCAGAAGCCTGGCTTTGGTGCTGCTGTTACTACTGAGTGGGATCCTCGCCTTAATGGCTGGCCCTGCGGCAGCTATCATCATGATACCGAGAATCATGGACCTGCCGGTTGGCGGAAGTGTGTTTTGGTTAAATG GAACCGAAAAAGACCTCTGGCCTAGCATCCTCGACGGCTCATATCTCGCCGACTATGACTGCTCCACTCCAGACAAGCAGCTATACGACCCCGCGTGCCCTTCTTCCAACTTTCTGCCTCTGCATCAACACTATTCCAACGCACCCCTTAAGTTCGAAACCGAGCTCATACAGCTGGAAATGGTTGATCCCAAAATACGAAAGGCCGTCTATTTCACTGTCCGGCAAGGGCCCGGAGTCATCGATACTTGGTTCTACACCGCCCACGCGTCCACAGCTGCCATGCAAGATGCTCTGCGAGACTTACACATGAAGGCATTATTGTTTTTGAAATACCGGGTTGGACATTTTGGGCGTCACAGGCCAGGTTCGTTGGAGCGGGCGGTCAGCAAGCGGTATGAAGTAGAGACAAAGTCTTCCTTGACGCGGACGGTGTGTCGACCGCTCCCTGATTTGTCGTTTGAGACCGTCAAAACCTTGATGTTTCCGCCGGtgaagttggaggagaagtttGGGGATAAAGCGGATGGTTACTGggaagttgatgttgagaagcCTGTGAGGGAGTATCTTGGGCGCCGTAGGATTCTGATGCAGGAGGGGGACGGAACATGGCGGTTGAACCCGGAGCCAAACACAGTTCCCTCTATCATTGCGATCCCGGTGCCCTTGGATCAAGACGAAAGCTTCAAGTTTGGCCTACTAGTCACGAGACGCCAGGGGGAGAGTAACGTGTGGTGGCCCGCGACGTGTACACTGGATGCTCGCTGGGGAGATGCCCGTTCGTTCTTTGAGTTTGGTGATCGATCAATGCGCTTTCACGACTTTCATCGCGGCAAAGTCAGTAATCTGGTGCAGACAACCTTGGAAACGACCAATGGGGACAACATGCTCTCTCCTTACTACAATCCTCCCAACGACCACACGATAACCCCCATAGCTCTTCATCTGAGCTGGTACGATCACCTCTCTCCAGTGATACCGGCAGGTTTCATCCCCGATCACCCCGATTCGCCGCTCCGAGGGACCAACCGATCAACTCTAGAGGCCCTTCTCGAAACAATCCCGGCACATAACTGGAGCCCACAGAatgatgttgttggcatAGACACGGAAGGACTGGAGTTGGTGATATCAATGACTTTTGTCGACGGGCTGTCTCGTTGCGGCATTGCACTGAACCCTAACAGCGGCATGTTACTAGGAGGTAcatgggaaaagggggcgttGGAGAAGGGAACCAGATGGGAAATCAACAACGATAAGCCAGACGATGTCTGGAGACTGTTCAAGTTGGGAGAGCCAATTGAAGTGTTTGCTCCTCCGGCTAGTCTTGACCTTGAGAGGTCCACTCGTATGGTGATGCGGGTGACATTTACGGGGTACATGATGGCGGCTGACAATTGGTTCGACTATCTCTGCGTggcggccatgatggtgCATGCACTCGCGGCTCTAATTCACACTGTCTGGGTAGTGTGGCATGCAGAGACGTCAGAGGCTTGGGATTCCATCCCTGAGATGATCGGGCTTGCGCAGAGGTCACCCCCGCCatgtgaggaggaggcatgTCTTGACAATATTGGGGCGGGTATTGCGTCGGTTCGTAATCTGGGCGAAGTGGCGTGGGTCGAGGTCCATGATGATAGTGGGTATGGCAGCCAGgatggggtgaggttgaggtttggAGATGGGGTTAGAACCAGAGATCCCAAATGGGTACCGAAAGCTGAAGAACGATACAGTTAG
- a CDS encoding hypothetical protein (EggNog:ENOG503NZ3K; COG:S) produces MSSEFPSTKIPSFLDSKMRLLHTTELKLYSFNEVGKDVPTYAILSHTWGKEEVTFQDIHCNPDVASMAGYQKITASCRIARREGYQFIWIDTCCIDKSSSAELSEAINSMYRWYEHSAMCFAFLEDVVYPYTHSYWVTKKRVREPDPPVETFEGSFGNSRWFTRGWTLQELIAPPNLRFHDCNWRLIDTKDGLYSLISKITGIDEDVLARPGELQNASVAQRMYWASRRETTRSEDLAYCLMGIFGIAMPLLYGEGGTKAFLRLQQEILNSTDDHSIFLWTLPPHEVVHNELRGLLAESPSWFSHARRISQSQHSHEDDCSTLSRITNRGLFLELPAVDLNKDGVGDVLLLPSCDIEPGIPSAIIVRKIDGTVNDEYARILVGVPMAIKSRRIAIWEDTVVDEVTHATVRMYSRLLIERQSIYKKSLYVSQRPQPQPWRVQGYWFTIWNEPSVFRIVAGCENLSIGYVYHQPVVVSQRSALSTSQWKHDRQSYSIFIDINHLYKHRNVGDHQRVISLAALDMEVWMKLKRFPTIGSPFSSGEADVGAGRILQLRLILGADFNYHNGLSLIPTITPAWSLELTNNQLRQEGPRVALIEPNSKEVSLRPVGLEDLVAYAEIKREERDLRMWYVVSFGIKRAGHA; encoded by the exons ATGTCTTCCGAGTTCCCTTCTACAAAAATTCCATCTTTCCTAG ACTCGAAGATGAGGCTTCTACACACGACGGAGCTTAAGCTCTACTCCTTCAACGAGGTCGGAAAGGATGTTCCCACATACGCGATTCTGTCCCACACCTGGGGCAAGGAGGAAGTCACATTCCAGGACATCCACTGCAATCCGGATGTGGCTAGCATGGCAGGATATCAAAAGATTACCGCCAGTTGCCGGATTGCTCGCAGAGAAGGCTATCAGTTCATCTGGATCGACACCTGCTGTATCGACAAAAGCAGCAGCGCTGAGCTTTCCGAAGCTATCAACTCCATGTACCGGTGGTACGAACATTCCGCCATGTGCTTTGCCTTTCTGGAAGATGTTGTTTACCCGTATACACACTCCTACTGGGTCACGAAGAAACGTGTTCGAGAGCCAGACCCGCCTGTAGAAACTTTTGAAGGGAGTTTCGGCAACAGCCGATGGTTCACAAGGGGTTGGACACTGCAAGAGCTCATTGCACCGCCGAACCTGCGATTCCACGATTGTAACTGGCGTCTTATCGACACGAAGGATGGGCTCTATTCGCTGATTTCTAAGATCACCGGTATTGATGAGGATGTGCTTGCGAGACCAGGCGAGCTGCAGAATGCCTCCGTTGCACAAAGAATGTACTGGGCCAGCAGACGAGAAACAACACGATCTGAGGACTTGGCTTATTGCCTCATGGGAATTTTTGGTATAGCTATGCCCCTGTTGtacggggaagggggaacCAAAGCATTTCTACGTCTGCAGCAGGAGATCTTGAACTCCACCGACGACCATTCCATCTTTCTATGGACACTCCCGCCACACGAAGTCGTGCACAATGAACTACGGGGTTTATTGGCAGAGTCTCCGAGCTGGTTTTCTCACGCAAGGCGGATATCACAATCCCAGCACTCCCACGAAGATGACTGTTCGACCTTGTCTCGCATCACAAACCGCGGCCTGTTTCTGGAGCTTCCAGCTGTCGATCTGAACAAAGATGGGGTCGGTGACGTTTTACTTCTTCCCAGCTGTGACATTGAACCCGGGATACCATCCGCAATAATCGTGAGAAAGATCGATGGCACGGTCAATGATGAATACGCAAGGATTCTCGTAGGGGTTCCGATGGCCATCAAATCAAGAAGAATCGCCATTTGGGAAGACACGGTTGTTGACGAGGTGACGCATGCTACGGTTCGAATGTATTCCCGCCTATTGATTGAACGACAGAGCATTTACAAAAAGAGTTTATATGTGTCCCAAAGGCCCCAGCCGCAGCCTTGGAGAGTTCAAGGCTATTGGTTCACAATCTGGAACGAACCAAGCGTCTTTCGCATCGTTGCAGGTTGCGAAAACCTCTCCATAGGGTACGTGTATCACCAGCCAGTGGTAGTATCACAGAGGAGTGCATTATCAACGTCTCAATGGAAACACGACCGACAGAGCTATTCCATTTTCATCGACATCAACCATTTATACAAACATAGGAATGTAGGCGACCACCAGCGTGTCATATCACTCGCCGCTCTTGACATGGAGGTTTGGATGAAACTCAAAAGGTTTCCAACCATTGGTTCGCCATTTTCCTCTGGCGAAGCAGATGTTGGAGCGGGAAGAATCTTGCAACTTCGGCTGATACTGGGTGCTGATTTCAACTATCATAATGGCCTCTCTCTCATCCCAACCATTACACCAGCTTGGTCCTTGGAGCTCACAAACAACCAACTCAGACAAGAAGGCCCGCGTGTGGCTCTAATCGAGCCAAACAGCAAAGAGGTTTCCTTGAGACCTGTGGGATTGGAAGACCTTGTCGCATACGCCGAGATAAAGAGGGAAGAAAGGGATCTGAGAATGTGGTATGTGGTCAGCTTTGGGATCAAACGAGCGGGTCATGCTTAG
- a CDS encoding hypothetical protein (EggNog:ENOG503PWMM): MVGIYDSGPYEDPFAWAGSDLELALLAQQQQQHHHHHHHNQHLADQLARSTPEDLTFPTGPVHHPQQHHDFQIPISPIGGIPKSAAAAVSLPPTDQAYLSLQDFENTTMTDAGGIQPFSGDMDLDLDLDLVEALGIPPFPSSAEPQPSSMTADTLNTQLETARTLISTLQASLSKITRERDQARMQLSTARNELYTARQVEKRLRVERDEAHTERKQLKGQLESLKKERAMGKMNEGRLRRERNEARMALVFRGVGILPHAGARGIRVSHQGGQTGLGAVGLGPGRGIWIVWMRWGGVRV; the protein is encoded by the coding sequence ATGGTCGGGATCTATGACAGCGGGCCCTACGAGGACCCGTTCGCTTGGGCAGGGTCCGACCTGGAACTGGCCCTActcgcccagcagcagcagcagcaccaccaccaccaccaccacaaccagcaCCTCGCCGACCAGCTTGCCCGGTCCACGCCTGAGGACCTCACCTTTCCCACCGGACCagttcaccacccccaacaacatcatgacTTTCAAATCCCGATATCACCCATCGGAGGGATTCCAaaatcagcagcagcagcagtctccCTCCCGCCGACAGACCAGGcctacctctccctccaagacttcgaaaacaccaccatgacCGACGCCGGTGGTATCCAACCCTTTTCAGGCGACATGGACCTCGATCTGGACCTCGACCTAGTCGAAGCCCTCGGCatcccacccttcccctcctcagccGAACCTCAGCCATCATCCATGACAGCAgacaccctcaacacccagcTAGAAACAGCCCGcaccctcatctccaccctccaggcctccctctccaaaatcaCGCGCGAGCGCGACCAGGCCCGCATGCAGctctccaccgccagaaACGAGCTGTACACAGCCCGCCAAGTGGAAAAACGACTCCGGGTGGAAAGAGACGAGGCTCACACGGAGAGGAAGCAACTCAAGGGGCAACTGGAAAGTCTGAAAAAAGAGAGGGCGATGGGCAAGATGAACGAGGgtaggttgaggagggagaggaacgaggcgaggatggcgttggttttcaggggggtggggattCTGCCTCATGCGGGGGCGAGAGGGATAAGGGTTTCTCATCAGGGGGGCCagacggggttgggggcTGTGGGGTTGGGGCCGGGGAGAGGGATATGGATAGTATGGatgaggtgggggggagtgagggtttga
- a CDS encoding hypothetical protein (COG:S; EggNog:ENOG503NVV2) encodes MAQITRAGSPGEVSDILPRSSTNTYQYSPFSKDAEKSSIRLIRLLPGYPSSPVVVELVTVPLDPGKIPYYEAVSYVWGTSYQQYEIACDGLSMAVSESALLALRRFRFVDHIRLLWIDQICINQQDDKEKSSQVMLMGEIYGTASQVLVYLGEADDTSDKAMDYISERCAQQEEWPRQFVVQVLSRPWFSRVWVLQEVALAHTSLVICGAKCVPWACFPEWWTRNELLLGPEVNPPPVLSYGLSVMKRLTLLQQLHDTRHSKATLALDKIYALLALLQPEDRIGVLVDYSLSTAEVYTSVAKSIIERTKSLAILSGKEEKPYVERERLPSWVPDWGTVPSAVSLGLANKYLDPFDAGGKPACRVNISIPLNGPPTLHCLGITFDTVKKLTLSTMRPGQDAATNNVEVLTDWLDLISGSSSSVVSETADYLIGQFNQNLRGVSSYSRSPPQPPKFAYSLWTTIQALSTPTLQLEPAELHARNNRGKPTSDTLKFCYERKLFLTHSGALGLGPPDLLQGDTVAVLLGAPVPHILRRLPSSEQNNSANVYALVGECFVDGIMAGEALNHLQDQLKEMGHRCRTFAKSCSNAPLETFCIQ; translated from the exons ATGGCTCAAATTACGAGGGCGGGTTCTCCAGGCGAAGTCTCAGACATTCTACCGCGATCCTCTACAAATACCTACCAGTATTCTCCCTTTTCGAAGGACGCCGAAAAATCTTCCATACGTTTAATTCGACTTCTTCCGGGATACCCGAGCTCGCCTGTCGTTGTGGAGCTTGTAACAGTTCCACTGGATCCAGGCAAAATACCGTATTATGAGGCCGTCTCGTATGTCTGGGGGACTTCATACCAACAGTACGAAATAGCGTGTGATGGTCTGTCCATGGCTGTTAGTGAAAGTGCTCTGTTGGCCTTGAGACGGTTTCGATTTGTTGATCATatcag GCTTCTCTGGATCGATCAGATATGCATCAATCAGCAAGACGACAAGGAGAAGTCCTCCCAAGTCATGCTCATGGGCGAAATCTACGGAACTGCGAGCCAAGTCCTGGTCTATCTCGGGGAGGCCGACGACACAAGTGACAAAGCAATGGACTACATCTCTGAGCGATGCGCACAGCAGGAGGAATGGCCTCGTCAGTTTGTGGTCCAGGTCTTGTCACGTCCCTGGTTTAGCAGGGTCTGGGTCCTTCAAGAGGTTGCTCTTGCCCATACCTCACTGGTCATTTGTGGCGCCAAATGCGTGCCATGGGCTTGTTTTCCCGAATGGTGGACACGAAACGAGTTGCTCCTCGGGCCCGAGGTCAACCCGCCGCCTGTCTTGTCATACGGACTCAGTGTCATGAAGCGGCTTACGCTTTTACAGCAGCTTCACGATACCCGACATAGCAAGGCCACTCTGGCTCTTGACAAGATATACGCTCTCTTGGCGTTACTGCAGCCCGAAGACAGGATTGGGGTTCTCGTGGATTACAGTTTGTCAACGGCCGAGGTGTACACCTCGGTCGCCAAATCAATCATCGAACGGACCAAATCATTGGCCATCCTGTccggaaaagaagaaaagccCTACGTCGAACGGGAAAGGCTGCCGTCCTGGGTGCCAGACTGGGGTACCGTCCCCTCCGCCGTATCACTAGGGCTAGCCAACAAATACCTCGACCCCTTCGACGCCGGAGGAAAGCCAGCCTGTCGAGTAAACATCAGCATCCCCCTAAACGGGCCACCAACGCTACACTGCCTCGGCATTACCTTTGACACGGTCAAGAAGTTGACTCTTTCCACCATGCGTCCCGGCCAAGATGCAGCCACCAACAACGTCGAAGTACTAACAGATTGGCTAGATCTCATAAGCGGATCATCAAGCTCTGTCGTGTCGGAAACCGCCGATTATCTGATTGGCCAATTCAACCAAAACCTCCGCGGCGTATCCTCATACTCCCGCAGCCCACCACAGCCTCCAAAATTCGCCTATTCACTATGGACAACAATACAAGCCCTCTCCACTCCCACCCTGCAGCTCGAGCCAGCTGAACTTCATGCAAGAAACAACCGCGGTAAACCCACCAGCGACACCCTAAAATTCTGTTACGAACGCAAGCTCTTCCTCACCCACAGCGGTGCGCTCGGACTGGGCCCCCCTGATCTTCTCCAAGGTGACACCGTCGCCGTGCTGCTTGGAGCACCAGTGCCTCATATCCTACGAAGGCTCCCATCATCAGAACAGAACAACTCCGCCAACGTGTATGCTCTCGTTGGCGAGTGTTTTGTCGACGGCATCATGGCCGGGGAGGCTCTCAACCACCTGCAGGATCAGCTCAAAGAGATGGGACATCGATGTCGTACGTTTGCAAAGAGCTGCTCCAACGCCCCATTGGAGACCTTTTGTATCCAGTAA